The segment agtagtggtataTATTGATTAGCTGTGCGATTATGTTTTCTGATAATGCAGGAGTTAGTTACAAATATAATTCTCTCGTTGCCGAGTTAATACAATCAGATCAATGAGTTCATTCTGAAATTTAATATGAATAATCTACAAGGCCTACAACGGAATTTCATGGCGCATGCTAAAGACCTGAGACCTCTATCTATGAGTCGAATATGGCCATATATAAGTTGTCCAGCTCAGCCACAACTGAGATTACCCAAAAGACTATATCCAAATAAATGTGGTAAACACCAAATAAATTAAGACGGTCAAATCCATTTTCTTTCTATAAATAACAATATTTAACCCAAATATATAATGGAAATTTTGTGTTATAATTAAGTTGGTTATAAATGTTTCTCTATCTTCATGGAATAAAAGACGCAGCcatcattttatttattcataaaaaaGATGAAAGAGCGATTACATGAGATTTATAGATACTCATCTCTCCATGAGCCTACTTATTTTTGCAACTACTCCCATCTCAAAATTCAAAACCGTAAAACCTGATTAGAGATGCGAATGACATTTATTCCTGGATCATTAATTAATCTCCACCTTAGAACATGGTAGATGGGATTCGGCATTGCTGCACTTCTAGTTTGCATTGGTTGGGCAGACTTTGAACAATCTGCTGCAAGTCTTGGGTCTGAGGCTGTCCACCACGTCGGCTACGTTGTTGGCTCCCTTGTTGCTGCTGCCTCTGGGCTTGCCTGTACACCTCCTGCATGGCCTCGCACTGGCATTCTTCCTCCACGTTCTGAAGCTCATTGCAGCATTGTTCGAGACCTTGTGGCTGTTGACCTTGCCTGCTGACGCTCATCAGAAGGGTTGCATAGGAACCCATTTGTCGTTGGATGAAGTTTTGGCACTGGTTGAATTGTCGGCTTCGGATGTGCTCACACTGCTGTTGCGAGCCACGGCGGCTGTAGGTGGTGTCCTCGGTGATAGTGGTGAAGGTGGTGATTGAGATTTTTCCGACTTGGCATTGTCTAGTTTGGAGTTTGCATTGGTTAGGAAGGTTCTGAGCCTTCTGCATCATTTGTCTGATCTGCTTGGAACCGAAGCTTCCGCCTTGTTGtccctgttgttgttgttgcatctTCTGGGCTTCCCGGAATGCTTCCTTCACAGCCTCACACTGGCACTGCTCGTCGACGAATTGGAGCTCTTGGCAGCACAACTGGAGGCCGCCCTGTTTCTGACTCCGGTcgtcttcttcatacaaactctggCCCTGCGCGAGATACCTCTGGCACTGATTCAATCTTTGACCCTGGAGCTGTCGGCTGCACTGCTGCTTCGAGAATGTGCTTTCCTCctcgatggtggtggtgatgatggtgctGTGGGCGGAAGCAAAGGCTACAAGGGCTGTGAAAGCAAGTGCTAGTGCTATGAGCTTTGCCATTGTGGGATGGTTGTGAATCGATGGTTGTGGTGGTGGGTATTTATGGTACATGTGGCTGCACACGTGGAGAGCTGGTTGTAATAGGTGGCGAAGTTGAATACTGTCGAGCAACACGTACGAGTTTTCACATCTCAAATGTAACAAGTGGAAGTGCTTTTTTGAAAGGTTTTATACTAGGTACGTGTCTATTCTGTTAGATGGATTTGgaataatatataatttatttcatatttcatatatataattaatttttagtTAGCCACGTTCTCTCTTATTGGTACTATGAGAAGTAGTCTAATCAAAGCTAATGAGTTCGTTTGACGGTTTGAGTTAACTAACATAACATGGTTAGTTTAGCGTAATAATATTAGGTTTAGCATGTCTGCACCCGTTTGTAGTCTTAGATCATTAAGatctataaatataaaaatgGTTGAACGAAATTTGATATATTGGGTTTAGATACAAATCAAACTAAGCCAAAAATTAACTTGGgttttttattttatctaaaaGATAAAAACTTATATTTTAGAATTCTTAAGAAATAAAACATTGTGAATTAAAAGAAACaaataactaattttttaaatgttcttgaaaaaaaatagaaaaaaatatgttttttctaGTTTTGATTTTTAGAGTTAATGGTCAAATGCTTCTTATCTAGCTACCTCTACTTACACTAGtacaaaacatatttttttagtgTGATGAGGTTTTTTTTTGGTGCAATCATTAAAACACTTTCGCATCAATAAATTAAGGGTAAATTACACAGATGGTCTCTGTGGTTTGGGGTAATCTGCGCACTTGGTCTTTAACaactttttttaactcggaaggtccataTTACATCTTTTTGTTGCGTGTTTGGTCCATATCcaacctaaaaagactattttgcccttaatgactatttttattttgttaattcttttttttttatgttgttaattctttttatattattttagttattattaaataatttaaattaaattattaacaTATTGCTGGAAAAATGACATATCCCAGCTTAATCCAGCTCCGGCCACGGGCACCAGCTTCGGTCATCATCCCCAACCATAGATCCAATACCACATAAATTACCCAAAACTCAATACACTAGCTTTACATATAAAAACAAGCTTGTAactcaaatccaaaaccaaaatAAAACCTAAAAATTATGATGAATCCTAGAACAAACCCAGATTCTggtgaacccccccccccccccttttatcgGTAGCACAAGAACACCCTCTGATGCCTTCACCCCTTCACGCCAATTCTGGTGTTCTAGCTTTTACATTTGAAACCAcataaatcaaaatgtttgaatcCCAATCACTGATGAATCATAGAAATTAATTGTTGTCTCGAAGACAAAGATCGAAGTTTGTGAAAATGAAGAAGATCGATGATGAGAAATCAATGTTTGaaacccaaaaatacagtctaaagACCGACAATATTAGTGATAAACTGAATCGATTTTTGTTCTATATGAGAGAAGGGGAAATTCAGTGAGTTCGAAATGAATAAAGGGAGTTGATGTTCACCGGAAGATCATGTCTGCAAATGAAGCTAGTTTGATGACATTGATTGACGGAGGTGGTGATGTAAGTACCATCAGTGAGATAAGAGATGAGGGGGTGAAAAAGAGTGGTTAGTTTTCGCCGTCGACATGCACCATCCCTGCTTTCACATCCCTCgatctccaaaaaaaaaaaccccATTGATCTTCAGAAACCCTAGAACCCTTCTTCACTGTTGCCATAGTTTTTTCCTACGAACAAGAACAAAAAACGGAGGTGTAGAAACCCAAGTTCCCATCGCCAACTGCTATGGTTGTGCTTTCTACAAATTCCGACATACAAGAAGGAGAATTTGATGTGTGAAAACTCTAGATCCCTTACCAGGTTGTGTGTTCGTTTGAGAAGGATAGGAAAACGAGGGAGGTGGAGGGTAGGGTTTGATGGGAGGGGATGAGGAAGTGGACCcacatatttaattaatattttgtttttatttaattaatactttTTTAAATAACTAATAATTTAAAAAAGAGTAAAAGAAATCAGTAAGGGTAAATCAGTCTTTTTAGAACGGATaaagaccaaacgtgtaacaaaaatataaagtagggacggtccgagttaaaaaaaaattgttagggaccaaacacgcagattaccctaaaccatagggaccatccgAGTAATTTACCCATAAATCAAGGAACCGCATTAACAAATGCATTTTTTGATGCTATTTACTTTAAACGCACTAATAAATGCATTTTGTGATGTTGTTTTTCAAAATCAcactaataaatgtattttttgaTGTAGTTTTCCAAAACCGCAGtaataataaatgtattttttgaTGCTGTTTTCTTAAAAAACACTAATTGATGCTACTTTTAAAAATTGcactaataaatgtattttttgaTGCCGTTTTCCAAGACTACGGTAATCGCAAATGCATTTTTTTATGGGGTTTTGGATTGAGTTCCCTCCTCATTTTTGTTCCCGGGCTGAAGCTCCTTCCAAAATTTCATTCCCCGTGCGATGCCTTTCTCTTCccatttatatttccttaatcTAACTTCATTTGGCCACACAAACCCTAATATCATCGACTACTGCCGCCCTCGCCATCATCTCTGATTTCGGTGGACCGCACCCCTATCGTCGTTGATTCATGACTTCAGGTCAGCAACGTGATGAATCTGAATAATATTTGAGGAGTCGACATCCAATATAATCATCTTTGTCCATCGCGATCAACCCATCATCAAGACCGTCAGGTATGTTTCTGATATTCTGATTTATAATTTTGATTCATAAATTACTTAATCTATATGTCTGATACTCTAATTTCTTAAGTTAGGTTGTGGAAGAAGGAAGTGGTTGGGCAAGAAGCTTGTGACGTTCAAAGGAGAGCACATATCTATGCAGGGGAAGATATAAAGGtagaaaaaatctaaaaaataaaACAATCTCATGTCTTTTATCTACAAAAATTGAATTAAGGCAAgttttttcctttgtattgatAATATTTCTAACCTGTGTAATTTACCTTTTGATTAAATGGATTGTATGCATTTTAATAAAATTACTTTGTAATTTAGCTTCTAAATTCCTACCGAAGCGAGGTAACAGATTCAAAGGTGGGCATCATCTCTAAAAGTCTGCAATATACCGAAGAGGGACCATATAAAGATGGTGATAACGAAACTGAACACGTTTATATAAAAAAACTTGAATATGTTTCTGTAGTTACCTTCCTAAACAACTTACATACCTGAAGTTATTATATCAAATTGTAAATAAATACAAGGATGAAAATGTTAGAAAAGAATGTGATTGTTAATTAAGATAATTTGAATCTCTTGTATGGTTTGTGTCTTTACATCTATTAtgattttttgttgttttgtttcCATATTGTAAATCAAGCGGTTTATCTTTGTAATGGTGGTGCTCTtgagtttttttattatttttttattttttttttaatggaGCGGTTCTAACTTTTAATAGTGCAGTTGTACTCCCTTTTTAATGGAAAAAACATTTGTTTTTTGGTGCGGTTGTTCTATCTTTTGGGGCAGTTTTATAACCGCATCAATAAATAAGACTATTTTTTAAGATGATATTTTTTGAGGCGGTTCAATAACCGCATCTATTAATCATTTTAACCGCATCAAAAAAATCAATCTGTACTAGTGTTAATTAATTGCCCA is part of the Lactuca sativa cultivar Salinas chromosome 7, Lsat_Salinas_v11, whole genome shotgun sequence genome and harbors:
- the LOC111911986 gene encoding 2S seed storage protein, which produces MAKLIALALAFTALVAFASAHSTIITTTIEEESTFSKQQCSRQLQGQRLNQCQRYLAQGQSLYEEDDRSQKQGGLQLCCQELQFVDEQCQCEAVKEAFREAQKMQQQQQGQQGGSFGSKQIRQMMQKAQNLPNQCKLQTRQCQVGKISITTFTTITEDTTYSRRGSQQQCEHIRSRQFNQCQNFIQRQMGSYATLLMSVSRQGQQPQGLEQCCNELQNVEEECQCEAMQEVYRQAQRQQQQGSQQRSRRGGQPQTQDLQQIVQSLPNQCKLEVQQCRIPSTMF